One window of the Deltaproteobacteria bacterium PRO3 genome contains the following:
- a CDS encoding VCBS repeat-containing protein yields the protein MRTSSCFRISALSVMLFTLAACGGGSGGGGGGGGGGNQGLANLNFGAPTSLVAGNAASVPAKAQALYVGDFTGDQKLDFAVLNTAVGVFVGNGNGTFQNRLDATSLVTSPSALAAGEFDGQPNVELAATFPGTTQVDIYFDPNRDGQFADNAPFAILNGSSPEGLAIADFTGDGKDDIAVSNSDGSLTVKVNTGSVTFNDFSFSSAGKLNSPRNVVAGDFNGDGRPDLAFANFGGDSLTVWMNSANANPAFLFPGSNADNSLALPTGAGVQGVTAADFNGDGKLDLVAANPGTKNGSVFLNQGNGTFGSAVTVPAGADAFAAAAADFNLDGKMDLVIANAFGVNGVDGDFCVYLGKGDGTFDAPKTFTAGKDAADQPNHPRSVAVGDFNGDGKPDLVMAGSPGDTAIVVLNTSN from the coding sequence ATGCGTACATCTTCCTGTTTTCGTATCTCGGCCTTGTCAGTGATGCTTTTCACCCTCGCCGCTTGTGGCGGAGGCAGCGGTGGGGGTGGCGGTGGCGGTGGCGGCGGTAATCAGGGCCTCGCCAACTTGAATTTCGGGGCGCCGACTTCCTTGGTCGCCGGCAACGCGGCCTCCGTGCCAGCCAAGGCCCAGGCCCTCTACGTCGGCGATTTCACAGGCGACCAGAAGCTGGACTTCGCCGTCCTCAACACCGCGGTCGGGGTCTTCGTCGGCAACGGCAACGGGACCTTCCAAAATCGGCTGGACGCCACCTCCCTGGTCACGAGCCCGTCCGCACTGGCGGCCGGGGAATTCGACGGCCAACCCAATGTCGAATTGGCAGCGACCTTTCCGGGCACGACCCAAGTCGACATCTACTTCGATCCCAATCGCGATGGGCAATTCGCCGACAACGCCCCTTTCGCCATCCTCAACGGCAGCAGCCCCGAGGGATTGGCGATCGCCGATTTTACCGGCGACGGCAAGGACGACATCGCCGTCTCCAATTCGGACGGAAGCCTGACGGTCAAGGTGAACACGGGCTCCGTCACCTTCAACGATTTTTCCTTTTCCTCGGCCGGCAAGCTCAACAGCCCGCGCAACGTCGTTGCCGGAGACTTCAACGGCGACGGCCGTCCCGACTTGGCCTTTGCGAATTTCGGCGGGGACAGCCTGACGGTCTGGATGAATAGCGCCAATGCCAACCCGGCCTTTCTCTTTCCGGGCTCCAATGCCGACAATTCGCTGGCCCTGCCTACGGGCGCCGGCGTCCAGGGCGTGACCGCCGCCGACTTCAACGGCGACGGCAAGCTCGACTTGGTTGCCGCCAATCCCGGCACCAAGAACGGCAGCGTCTTCCTCAACCAGGGCAACGGGACCTTCGGGAGCGCCGTGACGGTGCCCGCCGGCGCCGACGCCTTCGCGGCGGCCGCGGCGGATTTCAATCTCGACGGAAAGATGGATCTGGTCATCGCCAACGCCTTCGGCGTCAACGGGGTGGACGGAGACTTCTGCGTCTACCTCGGCAAGGGCGACGGCACCTTCGACGCCCCCAAGACCTTCACCGCCGGCAAGGACGCGGCCGACCAACCCAACCACCCGCGCTCGGTGGCGGTGGGCGATTTCAACGGGGACGGCAAGCCCGACCTCGTCATGGCGGGTTCGCCGGGCGACACGGCGATCGTAGTCTTGAACACCTCCAATTGA
- a CDS encoding peroxiredoxin, producing MSNATATPAAPEAAPRIELNGPAPDFEANTTHGPIRLSQWEKDKWVILFSHPADFTPVCTTEFMEFAKMYEEFKKRNVALLGDSIDSVYSHIGWVKNIEKNFGVKIPFPIIADLDQKVARLYGMIHTPSAATATVRCVFFIDPKRNVRAMVYYPLNVGRNFDEILRVVDALQTVDKHGVACPANWRPGQEVIVPPPVTAQAADERVADKSLQVTDWYFSKKKI from the coding sequence ATGAGCAACGCCACCGCCACCCCCGCCGCCCCCGAGGCAGCCCCCCGCATCGAGCTCAACGGACCGGCCCCAGACTTCGAGGCCAACACCACCCACGGCCCCATCCGCCTCTCCCAGTGGGAGAAGGACAAGTGGGTGATCCTCTTCTCGCACCCCGCCGACTTCACGCCGGTCTGCACCACCGAGTTCATGGAATTCGCGAAGATGTACGAGGAATTCAAAAAGCGCAACGTCGCCCTGCTGGGCGACTCGATCGACAGCGTCTACAGCCACATCGGCTGGGTGAAGAACATCGAGAAGAATTTCGGCGTGAAGATCCCCTTTCCGATCATCGCCGACCTGGACCAGAAGGTCGCCCGGCTCTACGGCATGATCCACACGCCCAGCGCCGCGACCGCAACGGTTCGCTGCGTCTTCTTCATCGACCCCAAGCGCAACGTGCGCGCGATGGTCTACTATCCGCTCAACGTGGGCCGCAACTTCGACGAGATCCTGCGCGTGGTCGACGCCCTGCAGACCGTCGACAAGCACGGCGTCGCCTGTCCCGCCAACTGGCGGCCGGGACAGGAGGTGATCGTGCCGCCGCCGGTGACCGCGCAGGCCGCCGACGAGCGTGTCGCCGACAAGTCCCTGCAGGTCACGGATTGGTATTTTTCGAAAAAGAAGATCTAG
- a CDS encoding DUF4215 domain-containing protein gives MKLGKIILIALFALIAWGAARQASGQEAGGFKVPAGCGDGMLAAPEECDDGNGVDGDGCNIFCQIEAPKPIFPVETYCGDGAVNAKDEQCDDGNTADGDGCDAQCRQEMKPIFPLEPGCGNGFTTKDEQCDDGNTADGDGCDRFCQIEPKPAAEEAPIAPSLPEDEENRSNSPVSAAETAKGDETLGDDFVQAMAGPEGTGGWSCSMVEQTWLSPPYLSCAALAFLSAGLLGLFRKDR, from the coding sequence ATGAAGCTAGGAAAAATAATTCTCATCGCCCTCTTCGCCCTCATCGCCTGGGGTGCGGCTCGGCAAGCGTCGGGGCAAGAGGCCGGGGGATTTAAAGTCCCCGCCGGCTGCGGTGACGGCATGCTCGCCGCGCCGGAAGAGTGCGACGACGGCAACGGCGTGGACGGCGACGGCTGCAACATCTTCTGCCAAATCGAGGCGCCCAAACCGATCTTCCCGGTGGAAACTTATTGCGGCGACGGTGCCGTGAACGCCAAGGACGAGCAATGCGACGACGGCAACACCGCGGACGGCGACGGCTGCGACGCCCAATGCCGCCAAGAGATGAAGCCGATCTTTCCTCTCGAGCCGGGATGCGGCAACGGTTTCACGACCAAGGACGAACAATGCGACGACGGCAATACCGCGGACGGCGACGGCTGCGACCGCTTTTGCCAAATCGAGCCAAAACCCGCGGCCGAGGAGGCGCCTATCGCGCCCTCCCTTCCCGAGGACGAAGAGAACCGCTCAAACTCGCCCGTCTCGGCGGCCGAGACCGCGAAAGGCGACGAGACGCTCGGTGACGATTTTGTCCAGGCGATGGCCGGCCCCGAAGGAACCGGCGGTTGGAGCTGCAGCATGGTCGAGCAGACCTGGCTGAGCCCGCCCTATCTTTCCTGCGCCGCCCTGGCTTTTCTTTCCGCGGGGTTGCTGGGCTTATTCCGGAAGGACCGCTAA